The following coding sequences are from one Oncorhynchus kisutch isolate 150728-3 linkage group LG23, Okis_V2, whole genome shotgun sequence window:
- the LOC109867984 gene encoding vasotocin-neurophysin VT 1, with product MPDSTIPLLCVLGLLALSSACYIQNCPRGGKRSFPDLQRPCMSCGPGNRGLCFGPSICCGEGMGCYVGSPEAASCVEENYLPSPCEAGGRVCGSEEGHCAAPGVCCDAESCLLDPDCLDDSKRQPPSEQNSSLMEGLAGDLLQWMLHATRRERPQ from the exons GCTCCTCGCGCTCTCATCTGCATGCTACATCCAGAACTGTCCGCGAGGCGGGAAGCGCTCTTTTCCTGATCTGCAAAGACCG TGCATGTCATGTGGCCCCGGAAACCGGGGCCTCTGCTTTGGCCCCAGTATCTGCTGTGGGGAAGGGATGGGCTGCTACGTGGGCTCCCCAGAGGCAGCTAGTTGTGTGGAGGAGAACTACCTTCCCTCTCCCTGTGAGGCCGGAGGAAGAGTGTGTGGGTCTGAGGAGGGACACTGTGCTGCACCTGGGGTGTGCTGTGATGCTG AGAGTTGTCTACTGGACCCAGACTGCCTAGACGACAGTAAACGTCAGCCACCCAGCGAGCAGAACAGTTCCTTGATGGAAGGTTTGGCAGGAGATCTGCTGCAGTGGATGCTGCATGCCACCAGAAGGGAGAGACCTCAGTAA